A single genomic interval of Porphyromonas sp. oral taxon 275 harbors:
- a CDS encoding GNAT family N-acetyltransferase: MYTTPIIAPIDKALIRAELTPDKLLRQTNKGGNELYVFHALSAPHTMREIGRLREEAFRYYGGGTGKDCDIDSFDLDPEGYRQLIVWDPAEEAILGGYRFVFGDEVGYDAATGKPRLATAEMFDFSPRFLSDYLPYTIELGRSFVSLPYQSTRMGAKSLFALDNLWDGLGALTVLNPEMRYFYGKVTMYKDYDRHVRNLILYFLSQHFPDPEQLVTPTEPLPIEVDEAEVRELFQLEDFASDYRSLNRAVRALGLNIPPLVSAYMALSPEMRVFGTAINHEFGLVEETGILIAIDTIIPSKRSRHIETFEPAEAQSDLLWTNISRRVRLVKS; this comes from the coding sequence ATGTACACCACACCGATCATCGCACCCATAGATAAGGCGCTGATACGTGCCGAGCTGACGCCCGACAAGCTCCTGCGCCAGACCAACAAAGGGGGCAACGAGCTCTACGTCTTCCACGCCCTGAGCGCTCCGCATACCATGCGTGAGATCGGGCGCCTACGTGAGGAGGCCTTCCGCTACTACGGCGGCGGCACGGGTAAGGATTGTGATATTGATAGCTTTGACTTAGATCCCGAGGGCTATCGACAGCTCATCGTATGGGATCCCGCAGAGGAGGCCATCCTCGGCGGTTACCGCTTCGTCTTCGGCGACGAAGTGGGCTATGATGCCGCCACGGGCAAGCCACGGCTCGCGACGGCAGAGATGTTCGACTTCAGTCCGCGCTTCCTCAGCGACTACCTACCTTATACTATAGAGCTGGGCCGCTCCTTTGTCTCGCTGCCCTACCAGTCTACGCGTATGGGGGCCAAGAGCCTCTTCGCCCTCGACAACCTCTGGGACGGGCTGGGCGCACTGACGGTGCTCAACCCCGAGATGCGCTACTTCTACGGCAAGGTGACGATGTATAAGGACTACGATCGGCACGTGCGCAACCTCATCCTCTACTTCCTCTCGCAGCACTTCCCCGACCCTGAGCAGCTCGTCACGCCGACTGAGCCGCTGCCGATAGAGGTCGATGAGGCGGAGGTGCGGGAGCTCTTCCAGCTCGAGGACTTCGCCTCGGACTACCGCTCCCTCAACCGTGCGGTGCGTGCCCTAGGGCTCAACATCCCGCCGCTCGTCAGTGCCTACATGGCGCTCTCCCCCGAGATGCGCGTCTTCGGCACGGCGATCAACCATGAGTTCGGCCTTGTCGAGGAGACGGGTATACTCATAGCCATCGACACCATCATCCCCTCCAAGCGGAGCCGACACATAGAGACCTTCGAGCCCGCGGAGGCACAGAGTGACCTGCTATGGACGAACATCTCAAGACGGGTGCGCTTGGTGAAGAGCTAG
- a CDS encoding 1-acyl-sn-glycerol-3-phosphate acyltransferase: MQTPLTEHPDYTSQHHPLAIHIGEVLEAKVGKRLPRPILRTLERIIHQREINDVLYRYGHLEGRDFLAGLMQEFRLTTEWVHPERLPENGRCIFVCNHPLGGMDGITLCHMLGERYGAVRYMVSDLLYYLKPLQPVFLPVNNRQGAQARGAIQLMQEALEGDAPIGSFPAGSCSRIFDGQLQDRPWHKTFVSQAINYQRDVVPLHFVGRNSRHFYWVWHLKNALRMKFDPGQALLPDELFRARGSHYTVLVGEPISWQSLRDSTLTPLEEAQRIRALSYQLREEYDRTHR; the protein is encoded by the coding sequence ATGCAGACCCCACTCACCGAGCATCCCGACTACACGTCCCAGCACCACCCCTTGGCTATCCATATAGGGGAGGTGCTGGAGGCGAAGGTCGGCAAGCGCCTGCCACGCCCTATCCTCCGCACGCTGGAGCGTATCATCCACCAGCGGGAGATCAATGATGTCCTCTACCGCTACGGGCATCTCGAGGGTCGGGACTTCCTGGCGGGGCTGATGCAGGAGTTCCGCCTGACGACCGAGTGGGTACACCCCGAGCGCCTGCCCGAGAATGGGCGCTGCATCTTCGTCTGCAATCATCCCCTCGGTGGCATGGACGGCATCACCCTCTGCCACATGCTCGGGGAGCGCTACGGCGCCGTGCGCTACATGGTCTCGGATCTCCTCTACTACCTCAAGCCCCTACAGCCTGTCTTCCTCCCCGTCAATAATCGGCAGGGCGCGCAGGCTCGCGGCGCTATCCAGCTGATGCAGGAGGCGCTGGAGGGCGATGCGCCTATCGGCAGCTTCCCCGCAGGCTCCTGCTCTCGTATCTTCGATGGGCAGCTGCAGGACAGACCTTGGCACAAGACTTTCGTCAGCCAGGCGATCAACTACCAGCGCGACGTCGTGCCGCTGCACTTCGTCGGGCGCAACTCCCGCCACTTCTACTGGGTGTGGCACCTCAAGAACGCCTTGCGCATGAAGTTCGACCCAGGACAGGCCTTGCTGCCTGATGAGCTCTTCCGCGCTCGGGGCAGCCACTACACCGTCCTCGTCGGGGAGCCCATCTCCTGGCAGAGCCTCAGAGACAGCACGCTGACGCCGCTCGAGGAGGCGCAGCGCATCCGCGCCCTGAGCTACCAGCTCCGCGAGGAATACGACCGCACGCACCGCTAA